One part of the Lycorma delicatula isolate Av1 chromosome 7, ASM4794821v1, whole genome shotgun sequence genome encodes these proteins:
- the LOC142327350 gene encoding DNA repair protein XRCC3-like, with protein MTQLPHLLTRQSIGLVVIDSITAVFRADYDQHDMATRAKDLRTVGLQLHSLANQFHVSVLCVNQVSSLIQQDNNCRSILVPALGLAWSNLVTTRLQMIQGETDNRALHVIFSPELPQTSCPYKISASGISGSETI; from the exons ATGACTCAGTTGCCACATTTACTTACTCGGCAATCTATTGGTCTTGTAGTAATTGATTCAATTACAGCTGTATTTCGTGCTGATTATGATCAACATGATATGGCTACAAGGGCAAAAGATCTTCGTACTGTCGGTCTGCAGCTCCATTCATTGGCAAATCAATTCCATGTATCTGTATTATGTGTTAACCAG GTTAGTTCTCTCATCCAACAAGACAACAATTGTAGATCAATATTAGTACCAGCATTAGGACTTGCATGGTCCAATTTAGTAACTACTAGATTGCAGATGATTCAAGGTGAAACTGACAACAGAGCTTTACATGTCATTTTTTCACCCGAATTACCACAAACTTCATGCCCTTATAAAATAAGTGCTAGTGGGATTTCAGGAAgtgaaactatttaa